A DNA window from Brassica napus cultivar Da-Ae chromosome C1, Da-Ae, whole genome shotgun sequence contains the following coding sequences:
- the LOC125579902 gene encoding protein IWS1 homolog, translating into MDGVPDLSALLKGKLQLLSKKSTTVDPQGPSNSGVNVTSEGGGTSREGASKEGVSREEGPIAIDQGGRAETSASGPKKKKKSKKTKVGATDEAPPKESASLDATSEGSKAKKKKDGRKRSRGGAASSVDRGEGLAEGKEAVLVGAAPDGHPKKRNKRSVEAEPRPSTSDANAADATLVDAVGEASGTPENLSEERTKTSSREGGSGGEPERSAPDSSARKRSGSEGSAAKRRRIEFPDRVEFSYDETTPLIFNPLRCAELTRQIHGGTKEMPQLEDLYFKNEYIDDVSSRARSDGSMNFLVEKYDSALKQTMIQLGSLEKLAQARLKAIERVRAEHKKANEKAAKEKEILRVKFKELEGKLKSASAAKKELARENTRLEQAAATLENEKTELLEERDAAVEKLIGEKQSLRDSRGLEITRERERVEAAMVEKNLHGQASGTKKCLEMIKVSGTEIPQEMIDVFAEQEKLYEAEATKFCVGPLSDSDLTLSLLVLPSRFVEDRFRASFDPYG; encoded by the exons ATGGATGGAGTTCCGGATCTAAGCGCCCTGTTAAAAGGGAAGTTGCAACTGCTCTCGAAGAAATCGACTACAGTCGATCCTCAGGGACCATCTAACTCCGGAGTCAACGTCACTTCTGAAGGTGGTGGAACCTCCCGAGAAGGGGCCTCTAAAGAAGGAGTCTCCAGAGAGGAGGGCCCTATTGCAATCGATCAAGGGGGCAGAGCAGAGACTTCTGCTTCAggtcccaagaagaagaaaaagagcaaAAAGACTAAGGTGGGAGCGACCGACGAGGCTCCTCCCAAAGAGTCTGCTTCCCTCGATGCGACTTCCGAGGGTTCGAAGgccaaaaagaagaaggatgggAGGAAAAGGTCTCGTGGCGGGGCAGCTTCCTCTGTCGATAGAGGTGAGGGCCTAGCAGAAGGGAAAGAGGCTGTTTTAGTCGGGGCGGCGCCAGATGGTCACCCGAAGAAGAGAAATAAGAGGTCTGTTGAGGCAGAGCCCCGTCCTTCTACCTCCGACGCGAATGCTGCTGATGCGACCTTAGTCGACGCTGTTGGGGAGGCCAGCGGCACTCCTGAAAACCTGTCGGAGGAAAGGACGAAAACCAGCTCGCGAGAAGGAGGTTCTGGTGGTGAGCCCGAGAGGTCTGCTCCAGACTCTTCTGCGAGAAAAAGATCTGGGTCTGAAGGTTCCGCAGCGAAGAGAAGGAGGATCGAATTCCCTGATCGCGTCGAGTTTTCCTACGACGAGACAACTCCCCTAATCTTTAATCCCCTTAGGTGCGCGGAGCTGACGCGTCAAATTCATGGTGggacgaaggagatgccgcaattGGAAGACCTTTACTTCAAGAATGAATACATTGACGATGTTTCCTCGAGAGCGCGG AGTGACGGGAGCATGAACTTCCTTGTTGAGAAGTACGACAGTGCTCTGAAGCAGACGATGATCCAGTTGGGATCTTTAGAGAAGCTTGCTCAGGCAAGGTTGAAGGCCATCGAGAGAGTAAGAGCGGAACATAAGAAGGCTAACGAGAAGGCTGCGAAGGAGAAAGAAATTCTTCGAGTGAAGTTCAAAGAGCTGGAGGGTAAGCTCAAATCCGCCAGCGCGGCGAAGAAAGAGCTTGCCCGAGAGAACACTCGTTTGGAGCAAGCGGCTGCGACCCTTGAGAATGAGAAGACTGAGCTACTCGAAGAAAGGGACGCTGCAGTTGAGAAATTGATCGGAGAGAAGCAAAGCTTGAGAGACTCCCGGGGGTTGGAGATTACTCGTGAGAGGGAAAGGGTCGAAGCTGCTATGGTCGAGAAG AACCTGCACGGTCAAGCTTCGGGGACGAAGAAGTGCCTCGAGATGATAAAGGTAAGTGGGACGGAGATCCCACAAGAAATGATCGACGTCTTTGCCGAGCAGGAGAAACTCTATGAGGCGGAGGCTACGAAATTTTGTGTAGGTCCGCTGTCTGATAGCGACCTCACTCTTTCTCTGTTGGTTCTTCCTTCTCGTTTCGTCGAGGACAGGTTTAGAGCGTCGTTTGATCCTTATGGATAG